One segment of Leptodactylus fuscus isolate aLepFus1 chromosome 7, aLepFus1.hap2, whole genome shotgun sequence DNA contains the following:
- the COPB1 gene encoding coatomer subunit beta yields the protein MTAAENVCYTLINVPMDSEPPSEITLKADLEKGDVKSKTEALKKVIIMILNGEKLPGLLMTIIRFVLPLQDHTIKKLLLVFWEIVPKTTPDGKLLQEMILVCDAYRKDLQHPNEFIRGSTLRFLCKLKEAELLEPLMPAIRACLEHRHSYVRRNAVLAIYTIYRNFEHLIPDAPELIHDFLVNEKDASCKRNAFMMLIHADQDRALDYLSTCIDQVHTFGDILQLVIVELIYKVCHANPSERARFIRCIYNLLQSSSPAVKYEAAGTLVTLSSAPTAIKAAAQCYIDLIIKESDNNVKLIVLDRLIELKDHPSHERVLQDLVMDILRVLGTPDLEVRKKTLQLALDLVSSRNVEELVIVLKKEVIKTNNVTEHEDTDKYRQLLVRTLHSCSVRFPDMAANVIPVLMEFLSDSNEAAAADVLEFVREAVQRFDNLRTLIVEKMLEVFHAIKTVKIYRGALWILGEYCSTKEDIQSVMTEVRRSLGEVPIVETEIKKESGELKPEEEVTVGPSQKLVTEMGTYATQSALSSSRPTKKEEERPPLRGFLLDGDFFVAASLATTLTKIALRYVALVQDKKKQNSFVAEAMLLMATILHLGKSSLPKKPITDDDVDRISLCLKVLSECSPLMNEIFNKECRLSLSHMLSAKLEEEKLSQKKESEKRNVTVQADDHISFMQLTAKSEMASKEDQFQLSLLAAMGTTQRKEAADPLASKLNKVTQLTGFSDPVYAEAYVHVNQYDIVLDVLVVNQTSDTLQNCTLELATLGDLKLVEKPSPLTLAPHDFANIKANVKVASTENGIIFGNIVYDVSGAASDRNCVVLSDIHIDIMDYIQPASCTDTEFRQMWAEFEWENKVTVNTNIIDLNEYLQHILKSTNMKCLTPEKALSGYCGFMAANLYARSIFGEDALANVSIEKPIHLGPDAPVTGHIRIRAKSQGMALSLGDKINLSQKKSTV from the exons ATGACGGCCGCAGAGAACGTGTGCTACACCCTCATCAACGTCCCCATGGACTCGGAGCCGCCATCAGAGATCACGCTTAAGGCCGACCTGG AGAAGGGCGACGTGAAATCCAAGACGGAGGCTCTGAAGAAAGTGATCATCATGATCCTGAATGGCGAGAAGCTGCCCGGGCTCCTGATGACCATCATCCGCTTTGTGCTGCCGCTCCAGGACCACACCATCAAGAAGCTTCTCCTCGTCTTCTGGGAGATCGTCCCTAAGACCACCCCGGACGGCAAGCTGCTGCAGGAGATGATCCTCGTGTGCGACGCCTACAGGAAG GATCTCCAGCATCCTAATGAGTTCATCCGAGGCTCCACCCTGCGCTTCCTGTGCAAGCTGAAGGAGGCGGAGCTCCTGGAGCCCCTCATGCCTGCCATCCGCGCCTGTCTAGAGCACCGCCACAGCTACGTGAGGAGGAACGCCGTGCTCGCCATATACACCATCTACAG GAACTTTGAGCATCTGATCCCGGACGCTCCGGAGCTGATCCACGACTTCCTGGTGAATGAGAAGGACGCCAGCTGCAAGAGGAACGCCTTCATGATGCTGATCCACGCAGACCAG GACCGCGCTCTGGATTATCTCAGCACCTGCATCGATCAGGTCCACACCTTTGGTGACATCCTGCAGCTGGTGATTGTGGAGCTCATCTACAAG GTATGTCACGCCAACCCCTCGGAGAGAGCGCGATTCATCCGATGTATCTACAATCTGCTGCAGTCATCCAGCCCGGCCGTGAAGTATGAAGCTGCGGGGACACTCGTCACCCTCTCCAGCGCTCCCACCGCCATCAAG GCGGCCGCTCAGTGCTACATCGACCTGATCATCAAGGAGAGCGACAACAATGTCAAGCTGATTGTTCTGGATCGTCTGATAGAACTCAAGGATCACCCGTCCCATGAGCGTGTCCTGCAG GATCTGGTCATGGACATTTTGAGGGTCCTCGGCACTCCTGACCTAGAGGTGCGCAAGAAGACCCTGCAGCTGGCGCTGGACTTGGTGTCTTCAAGAAATGTGGAGGAG CTGGTGATTGTCCTGAAGAAGGAAGTTATAAAGACCAACAACGTGACCGAACACGAGGACACCGACAAGTACCGTCAGCTGCTAGTCCGTACCCTACACTCCTGCAGCGTCCGATTCCCAGACATGGCCGCCAATGTCATCCCTGTG CTGATGGAGTTCCTGAGCGACAGTAATGAGGCGGCGGCTGCTGACGTGCTGGAGTTTGTGCGAGAAGCGGTTCAGAGGTTCGATAACCTGAGGACGCTGATCGTGGAGAAGATGCTGGAGGTGTTCCATGCTATTAAAACCGTGAA GATTTACCGGGGAGCGCTGTGGATTTTGGGAGAATATTGTAGCACAAAAGAAGACATCCAGAGCGTGATGACAGAAGTGCGGCGGTCCCTGGGAGAG GTCCCAATTGTGGAGACTGAAATTAAGAAGGAGTCTGGGGAACTGAAGCCGGAAGAAGAGGTGACAGTCGGCCCCTCACAGAAGCTGGTGACCGAGATGGGCACGTACGCCACCCAGAGCGCGCTCAGTAGCTCCCGACCTacaaagaaggaggaggagag GCCGCCACTCCGTGGATTTCTGCTGGATGGGGATTTCTTTGTTGCTGCTTCTCTCGCCACCACCTTGACCAAGATCGCCTTGCGCTACGTGGCTTTAGTGCAagataaaaagaaacaaaat TCCTTTGTGGCGGAGGCCATGCTCCTCATGGCGACCATCCTGCACCTAGGCAAGTCCTCTCTCCCTAAGAAGCCGATCACAGATGATGACGTGGACCGGATCTCGCTCTGTCTGAAGGTTCTGTCCGAGTGTTCTCCTTTGATGAACGAGATCTTCAACAAGGAGTGCCGcctgtcactgtcccatatgCTGTCCGCCAAACTGGAAGAGGAGAAGCTGTCCCAGAAG AAAGAATCTGAGAAACGGAACGTGACTGTTCAGGCCGATGACCACATCTCCTTCATGCAACTGACCGCCAAGAGCGAGATGGCCTCCAAGGAGGATCAGTTCCAGCTAAGTCTTCTGGCAGCCATGGGGACCACACAAAGGAAGGAGGCGGCAGATCCACTGGCGTCTAAGCTCAACAAG GTGACACAATTGACAGGGTTCTCGGATCCGGTGTACGCAGAGGCCTATGTGCATGTGAATCAGTATGACATCGTCCTGGATGTGTTAGTTGTCAACCAGACCAGCGACACCCTACAGAACTGCACCCTGGAGCTCGCCACGTTAG GGGATCTGAAACTTGTAGAAAAGCCGTCGCCGCTGACTCTCGCCCCTCACGACTTCGCAAACATCAAAGCAAATGTGAAAGTCGCCTCAACAGAAAACGGAATTATATTTGGAAACATCG TGTACGATGTATCCGGAGCAGCGAGTGACAGAAACTGCGTGGTCCTCAGCGACATTCACATTGACATCATGGATTACATCCAGCCCGCCAGCTGTACAGACACCGAGTTCAGGCAGATGTGGGCAGAGTTCGAATGGGAAAACAAG GTCACCGTTAACACTAACATCATAGATCTGAACGAATATCTGCAGCACATCCTGAAGTCCACAAACATGAAGTGTCTGACGCCGGAGAAG GCGCTGTCCGGTTACTGCGGTTTTATGGCCGCCAATCTCTATGCTCGCTCCATATTCGGTGAGGACGCTCTCGCCAATGTCAGCATTGAGAAACCGATCCACCTGGGACCTGATGCTCCGGTGACCGGTCACATACGGATCAGAGCCAAGAGCCAG GGCATGGCACTGAGTCTTGGGGACAAGATCAACCTATCTCAGAAGAAGTCTACTGTATAG
- the PSMA1 gene encoding proteasome subunit alpha type-1, translated as MFRNQYDNDVTVWSPQGRIHQIEYAMEAVKQGSATVGLKSKTHAVLVALKRAQSELAAHQKKILNVDNHVGISIAGLTADARLLCNFMRQECLDSRFVFDRPLPVSRLVSLIGSKTQIPTQRYGRRPYGVGLLIAGYDDMGPHIFQTCPSANYFDCKAMSIGARSQSARTYLERHMTEFNECNLNELVKHGLRALRETLPAEQDLTTKNVSIGIVGKDLEFTIYDDDEVASFLEGLEERPQRKVAPPAEDPVEKPEEPMEH; from the exons ATG TTTCGTAACCAGTATGACAACGATGTGACCGTGTGGAGCCCCCAG GGCCGAATCCATCAGATTGAGTATGCCATGGAGGCGGTGAAGCAAGGCTCGGCCACCGTGGGCCTGAAGTCCAAGACGCACGCGGTTCTCGTGGCCTTAAAG AGAGCTCAGTCTGAACTGGCCGCACATCAGAAGAAGATCCTGAATGTGGACAATCACGTCGGCATCTCCATCGCAGGGCTGACCGCAGACGCGCGCCTCTTGTG TAACTTCATGCGTCAGGAGTGTCTGGATTCGCGGTTTGTCTTTGATCGCCCTCTCCCGGTGTCACGCCTGGTCTCTCTGATCGGCAGTA AAACCCAAATTCCAACCCAGCGCTATGGGCGCAGACCGTATGGAGTGGGACTTCTCATTGCAGGATATGAC GACATGGGGCCGCACATATTCCAGACCTGTCCCTCCGCAAACTACTTTGACTGCAAAGCCATGTCCATCGGGGCTCGGTCACAGTCAGCCCGTACTTACCTGGAGAGACACATGACAGAGTTCAATGAAT gtAATCTGAATGAATTGGTGAAACATGGCCTCCGTGCCCTGAGAGAGACTCTTCCTGCAGAACAAGACCTGACAACAAAG AACGTTTCCATCGGTATTGTGGGTAAAGATctggagtttacaatctatgacgaTGATGAAGTCGCCTCGTTCCTGGAAGGATTAGAAGAAAGGCCGCAGAGGAAG GTGGCGCCCCCTGCAGAGGATCCAGTGGAGAAGCCCGAAGAGCCCATGGAGCACTAG